The Brassica oleracea var. oleracea cultivar TO1000 chromosome C7, BOL, whole genome shotgun sequence sequence CTCTCTTCTTCCCCAGCTTTCTCACCTTCTTCCACATCTCTATCTCTCTCTTCCTCGCTTGTGTTTGCAATTCACTGATCAGATCCGATGAAGGAGATTACTGACTTGGTCGATCCCAGGATCATGTTCAAGCATCAATCCCTTTTGCAGGATTATCACGAGTTGAGAAAGGTAATAGTTGAGACTGTCTGAGTTCCTCCTTTGTTTGTCTCGGTTTCCTCTGGATCTGCACGACATAATTAGGGTTGTGTTCTTATGTTCTGTAATGAATCTGGGTTTGGAACTGTTGGGTTGATTCAAATCTAGCAAATGAATAAAGAAAGTTTTGATTTTTATTGCTGTTCAGGGAACAGAGTATAAGATGAGGAAACTGGAGGTGATGAAGCAAAAACGATCGGCCCTTGATGCACAAGTTAGGTAATAATCCCTCAATCTCTTCATGTGAATTTTAATTACATGACTGAAACACATTCCAACGTTTAATTGGTCTTTTATTAGCTTACTTGAGTGTGTGTGTGTGTTTTGTTTCAAACGATAGGTTCTTGAGACGCAGATACAAACACTTGAAGCAAGACCAAACTCTTGAAACATCTCCCGACACGCTGAGATTGTCCGAATCTGGAGGAGATGTGAAGGTAACAACAAGTGGCAAAAGAAAGAAGCACTCTGGTCCATGGTTTGATTTGAAGCGCAAGGATACAGTTTGCAATGACAATAATGCAAGGAGCAGAGGAAACGAGGTTTTAACTCCACTTCCTGATCTTAACGACAACACTCTGGTGGTCAGCAGCAAAGTCTCGGGCTTTGACCTAAACCTGGTCTCGGTAAAAGCTAAAACAACTTGTGATGATGTTTTATAAGGCTCTTCCTTTTAGTTGGAGTCTTGAGAAATTGATCAGAGCTTGATTTGCTTTTTGTTTGTAGAGAGAAGAAGAAGAGGAGCCGGAAGGGAATGGTGAAGCAACAAAGAAAGTAATGCTTGGTAATGGAATCGATTGCGAGATGAAGTTGCCGATTTGCAGAGACGTGGGGAAAGAGATTAGTAGAGCAGTGAAGAGGAAGGTGTCATGGCAAGATCCAGTGGCTCTAAGGGTTTGAGATTTTTCAAGTGTATGAAGTAGGATTGAGAATATGATTTAGCCCAATATTTTGCACATTATGCTTTATATATGTATACAAGTATAGATGATGAGTTAGCAAGTCATAACTATTCACATGTTCCAACTCTTGTCTTAGTGACAATCAGAACTGGTGACAATTGGTGGTTACATAATCTCGTGTATTGTGTTGTATGTTCTGTCTTTACTCATTCTCTTCATAACTTCATTCTCTGTTCTGTTATATGTGTTTTAGTGGCAAAATAGATAAAACAAAGTAAATTTTATTATCTCAGTTGTCCTAATCTTGAGGTGCTTTGGGTTAAGTACTGCCTTAACGTCACTCAAAATCAACATTGATGATGAAGATAGCCTCAAATTGTCCAAAGCTTAGGGTGCTGGATATAAGCTACTCTTATGGTATATCTCTGATAATGTTTCTCATGATGTGCAAGAATCTGATGGATCTTTCCGAGTTCGCAAGGTTCGAGCATAAGAGCAGTATCAGTCATGTGTAAACTTTATGCTCTATTTATATATATCAGGTTGCAAGTGTTGTATACAATTTTTTAACTGATAAATTGATTAGAGTAAATCACGCAAAATATGTTTAGGAAGAATATCATTAGACTCTTGAGAATTATGTTACAAAGATGCATATTGCTTATATAGTAACTAGGTGTTGTGTCCGCATATGCGGGCATAACCATTTTACAAAATTTAAATATACATTATTTATTTAAAAATCATCATTTTTTAATTATATTGCTTCCAACTATATTTTAGGAAAATTTCCAAAAAAAATTTCATCGACGCTAATCTTATCACCAAATTTTATATTGTCACATTTAAGTATATCTTAACATTTTTTCCTCATAAAACTATATGGTATAATATATTTTTTGGCTAAACATTTTTATACTAAAAACTGATAAGATTATTGTTGGTAACTACAATTATATTACCTTGAAAAATATATAAAGATATATATATATATATATATATATATATGTATGTATGTATATATCAGCTTTTATTGATTTTGGATAATAACAGGTTAATTAATAATTTTTAGATAATGATAATATATAATTAAATTTTCTTTTACTCGATTATTATTTATGCAAGTTTACCTTTTATTTTTGTGTGATTTTATTATTGTATATGAATAAATAACTATCTATATCATGAATAAATATAATTATCTAATTATTAAGCATTTTAAATAAAGATAATTGTTCATCAAATGTAGAATGACTCTAACTACTCTAGTTATTAATGTGATAGTTCAAATCAAAAATATCAATTTGAAACTAATAATATCACAAGTTTATATTAGAGTATATTTGTTTAATTAACTAACTAATATAGTCTGTAAATTTGTATCATTACCAGAACCAACCGATTGAACAAGTCGGTAAAAAAAGTTCATGCCATGTTTTAATTTTGAGCTCATACATTTTTCATTTACTCAGGATTCACACAAATAACGTCCATAAGATCAAAAACTTACATGTACACAGTACACTATAGGTTTTTCTTTTTAGCTATTGAGATGGAGAATTTTAAGGTGGCAAGCAACGTGAAAGTATACCTTTGGTACTGCACAAAATAATAAACAAATAAGAAAAAACAAGTTGAAAAATAACAAACGTACGTAGAACATAAAACTTCTATGATAGAGGAAATACTTCTAACTTACAAAACCTAGATCTAACGTAAGAAAAAAACACAACAAAAGAATACACATATCAAAACAAAAGCAAACAATTAAGAATAACTCAATTAGGTAAAAGCAAACAAAATATCTAAACAAACATAAATCTAAGTGAATGGAATACTACATCAATTTAATCACTCAACCTTCTCGTGATTGGACAACATCTTCTATGTCTTTTACGCTCCTTGATTTTAGATCTTCTTCTTTTTCTTGTTCTTGGACAAACCGAAGCCCGAAGTCCAAAAATTCATATAACAAATTAGTGATGCTACAACCTAAAGGAAACTCAAGTCAAAAAACATAAGAGAATACAATTATATTTATCTAGACAATAGAATCCTTTTTCTATCTCCATAGCCACTGAAAATACATGATATAAGATTCAATATGAACAAAACCAGAAAGAATCACATAATAAAAAAATATTCATATGATATCCGAAGCAATAGGAAGTCACTCAATGTGATATAAACTAAACTAAAATCTAAAAATATAAGAAATGAATAGGTTTTATAATAATATTTTCGTGTGAACAAAAAGATAACAATTGCTTAAATATATACTATAATCTAGCAACATTATATAACTGTTTATTAAGTAAAACTATTAATTATAATTATTAAGCATATGATAAATAACCAAATTAACCAAAATTATGGAAAACATGATAAATAAGCAAAATAATCTAATTTTAATTTGGTATTTTTTTTTATCAATGTTTTTAGATTTGTTTCTATTTTCTAGATCTTTTTTGGATCTCAGTACTCATTGGGCCATACTAAAGATATCTAGATCTTTTTTGGATCTCATACGGTACTCAACGGCTGAGTAAAGATAAAGCCGTCTTGGATTTTATGTTTCAAGAACAAGAAGCGCAGAAACCACAAAGGTAAATATCAAGAAACAAGAACTCTGATCAAGACAAAGGTATAATATTGATCAAAATATGATATACTCTGTTCTAGTCTTCTTAGACATATCAATCTTAACTTTTGCTCTGTATCTTCTGCTTTGCTGTAAGGTTTTGTCTCCACTGAGGGTCACACTCTTTTCTTCTTCGTTCTTGATCAGATGGGATCTACACTCCACCCTGACTGGACAGAATTGATTCGAGAATGTCTCATCGACATCTTCTCACGGTTAAGCATGGGGAAACGATGGAACGGACCGATGCTTGTCTGCAAGAAGTGGATGAACGTTTGCCAAGACACGTCCCTCAACACTATCTTGGATCTAGAAGCTGAGTTTCTGACCTCCACCGATACGACCTACTGGTGGAGTCCTGAGTTCGAGGAAAAAGTTGACACAACCATCCGGTCTGTTGTGGATCAGAGCCAGGGCGAACTCAGGGAGCTTCGAGTCAGGCATTGTACGAATCAGTCTCTCTCCTACGTCGCCGAGAGGTACGTACAGTCTTTATTAGCTTGTGGTGTTTCCATGGAAGTTTTAGTTTGATTAAATCTCGATTTGCAGGTGTCCTAATCTTGAGGTACTTTGGGTTAAGTACAGCCCAAAGGTTAATACTGAGTCTATGAAGAAGATTGCATTAAAATGCACCAAGCTTAAAGAGCTTGATATAAGCTGCTCTTATGAAATATCTTGTGAGTGCATGGAACTAGTTGGTACAAACTGCAAGAATCTTCAGGTCCTGAAACGGAACTTGATGCAGCCTTCAGAGGTGGCAAGGTTAAGGCGTTATGCCTACGTGAAGAAGCAGTATCTATCTGTTGAAACTTTAGGAAACGTTGATGCGTATACGATTGGGAGACACATGCATCAGCTGAAGCACCTGGAACTTCGAAACTCCACATTGACTGATAAAGCTTTTGCTCATCTTTGTAAACGATGTTCGAATCTTGAGTACTTGGACTTGGTCGGGAGTAGGTATCTGACCAGCGTTGGTGTTGCTAATGGTACCTCGAGCTTGAAGAATCTGAAGGAGATCAAGAAACCAGATTTTGCAGCCACTCTGTTCTACTAGTTGAACACATAGTTTTGTTATTTTGTTGGCTGAGTTTAAGCATTTTGGTTTTCTATTCCTTTTTTTCATGACATATACTCTCTTTGCTTAAAAATAATCATATCCTCTTAGTCCACCAGTAAAAAAAAATCGAGACTAATGAGATTCTTTAGGAACAATGCCACCAACATGTATACTTTGTGTCAGCCCAACTGCTTATTTGTGTAACCAAACTAATTTATTTCTATGATACTTAAATTAATAGATGGTTCCAAGTTTTTAAGATTTTTCTCATCATATCCTTTCTTATCATGAAAAAAGTTTCATGGTTTTATAAAGAAGCAATTTTTTTTGTAAAAGAATTTCTTACAAGACGGCAGAATCACCAAAACTAATAGAGTAATAGTTCATCTTTGTTTCCTAACGATATGAGTTAGGACAAGAACATTAAGCTATGCATGAAGTTTCTGAATACAAATCACGAAGTTTTCAACATATAAAGCTTTACAAACCTGCAGGGTGTTTGGATGGAACCTGAAATTCTCGATATCATCTTTGGGTGTAACGCCGTGAACGCAGACAGTGTATCACATTACTTGAATAATTTATAGTTGCTTTGGTTCCGAAAGGAGGCTTATTGGATCATTTATCTATAACATTAATTGGTAGAACATTAGCATAAACATTATATTCTATATTATTCAATCAACATTTGTTAGAAAATCAAAAGTAATTTTTAGAAAATTATGTTTGTATCGAAAAATGTTATTATAAAAACAATTTTACAATTAATATATATATTTTTTAAAATAATATTTCACATTTAAATTAAAATTTAATTACACAAATTAAATTATATTTTTAATGTTAAATATTATTTATAAAAATATTTATTTTAATTGTAAAATTTATTTTTAAAATAACATTTTTGATATAAACAAATTTGTTAATACTATTACATAAAATAAATTAATTATATATCTTTCTTAATTTTATATATTAATATATATATTAGAAATATATTCCAAAGAAATAAATATATTATATATTATGTACTAATATAATAATTTTAAATAACATGTTCATACTGTTCTACCAAATATTCTTTTAAATATAGTTTAATTAAAACATACAATTTTCGCAGCTTACTGTTTATATAGCATACTGCTATTGCTTTATCATCCCTTCTACCAATTAAAGCCTATGTAAACCGAAATATCCCTCAAAACTGTGGAAGATTCTTGAAGAGGCGCAATGGGAACTTGAAAAACAGGCCTAGGAGGGACTTCAAGAGCATCCAAACTTCCTTCCATCATCTCTACAACTCTTTTCATGCATGGTCTATTCGATGGATAAGATTGGATACACCACAGAGCCACCAAGATCATCTTCTTCGTGATTTCTTCTTCTTCTTTGGTTAGGTCATCATCCCCATAAAGCCTACTCTGTTGTTCATTTTCAAGATCATTATAAATCCAATCTGGGAAATAAATCGAGCTAGTGTTTGAGGTAGGGTTTTCGACAGTGTCTTTGTTTGTTGCACCAATCATCTCAAGTACCAGCATTCCATAGCTATAGACATCTGACTTGTGAGACACACCACCATAAACTCTGGAGATCATCTCTGGCGCAATGTACCCTATCGTGCCTCTTGTGTCCAACAGTGACATGATGCTCTCTTTTTTCTCGCAGAGCTTAGCGAGGCCAAAGTCAGAAACTTTGGGGCAAAGATTGCAATCCAACAACACGTTCTGCGGTTTAATGTCGAAATGCACAATCTTTGTTTTGCAGCCGTAGTGCAAGTACTCAAGACCACGAGCAACTCCTAGTAAAATATCGTAAAGCGTTCTTCTCCATTCAGCAATTGATGAGGCCGCGTTTGTGGATATAAATTGATCCAAAGACCCATTCTCTAGAAATTCATAAACAATCATTCTTTTTGATCCTTCATAGCAGAATCCAACCAAAGAAACAATGTTGACATGAGATGTTTGGCTCATACTGGCGACTTCGTTGATGAAATCTTCACCATTGCTCTTTGAGTCCTTCAAAACCTTCACCGCGACCTTACGGCCATCAGGAAGGTTTCCTTTGTAAACAGTTCCAAATCCTCCTTTCCCAACTACACAAGCAAATGAGTTTGTAAACCTCTTCACTTCATTGTAGTGATAATGCTTCAGCAGGGTAAGAGCCTTGAGGGTTTTTCTTCTCTGAGCATTTGATGTTTTCCTCTTTCTGATAAAAAATGCTACGACCCCCAACACCACAAGAATACTTAGGCCATGATTATCCCTAAGAAACCGAATGGGTTTCTTAGTTTAAAAAAAAAAAAAAAAATTAAAAAGCAAACCAATCGCGGGCCGCCACGTGTCAGTGGGGCCCGCGAAAAGGGTAAGAAACTCACTAAGATCGGTTCTTAATTAGTAGTTTTTGTAACCGATCCTTAAGGATTTTGTGGGGACCCACGCACTAAGAAACCCACTAAGGACCCCAGATAATCATGCTCTTACTGTCAGACTCGCAGCTAAGGAAAAAAAAAACAAGATTCTATTAG is a genomic window containing:
- the LOC106303741 gene encoding uncharacterized protein LOC106303741; translation: MKEITDLVDPRIMFKHQSLLQDYHELRKGTEYKMRKLEVMKQKRSALDAQVRFLRRRYKHLKQDQTLETSPDTLRLSESGGDVKVTTSGKRKKHSGPWFDLKRKDTVCNDNNARSRGNEVLTPLPDLNDNTLVVSSKVSGFDLNLVSREEEEEPEGNGEATKKVMLGNGIDCEMKLPICRDVGKEISRAVKRKVSWQDPVALRV
- the LOC106303888 gene encoding putative F-box/LRR-repeat protein 19 — its product is MGSTLHPDWTELIRECLIDIFSRLSMGKRWNGPMLVCKKWMNVCQDTSLNTILDLEAEFLTSTDTTYWWSPEFEEKVDTTIRSVVDQSQGELRELRVRHCTNQSLSYVAERCPNLEVLWVKYSPKVNTESMKKIALKCTKLKELDISCSYEISCECMELVGTNCKNLQVLKRNLMQPSEVARLRRYAYVKKQYLSVETLGNVDAYTIGRHMHQLKHLELRNSTLTDKAFAHLCKRCSNLEYLDLVGSRYLTSVGVANGTSSLKNLKEIKKPDFAATLFY